In the genome of Cellvibrio sp. KY-YJ-3, one region contains:
- a CDS encoding glutathione S-transferase family protein — protein sequence MKLYGSYTSPFVRHVRIVLLETQQAFEFIETDQAGSTAKSPTQRVPFLEDGDIFLTDSASITKYLREKAGQEFCKTAQELDVLCLVSTLMDATVNLFFIKRDGVDISAVPYLQRQAARIQSTLAELNQMSWPTSTPYNDAQIRLACFIGWAKFRNQIDFSIYENLEKFYTGALNYGHFIATQPPQG from the coding sequence ATGAAACTTTACGGTAGCTACACCTCCCCCTTTGTGCGCCACGTGCGCATCGTATTATTGGAAACGCAGCAGGCGTTTGAATTTATTGAGACCGATCAGGCTGGCAGCACCGCCAAGTCGCCCACCCAGCGGGTGCCGTTTCTGGAAGATGGTGATATTTTTTTAACCGACTCCGCTTCCATCACCAAATACCTGCGCGAAAAAGCCGGGCAGGAATTTTGCAAAACCGCGCAGGAGTTGGATGTGCTGTGTCTGGTAAGCACACTGATGGATGCAACAGTGAATTTGTTTTTCATCAAACGCGATGGTGTAGACATCAGCGCAGTGCCCTACTTGCAACGCCAAGCCGCGCGCATCCAGTCAACACTCGCGGAATTAAACCAGATGTCCTGGCCGACAAGCACACCTTATAACGATGCCCAAATCCGCCTTGCCTGTTTTATCGGCTGGGCAAAATTCCGCAACCAAATTGATTTTTCTATTTATGAAAATTTGGAAAAATTTTACACGGGCGCGCTGAACTATGGGCATTTTATTGCGACACAACCACCGCAAGGTTAA